In Candidatus Syntrophosphaera sp., a single window of DNA contains:
- a CDS encoding ABC transporter permease produces MTRVPAWDALRSAFQSILSHKLRSLLTLTGIVIGVLAVVSMFSSVYALKELINSNMQGMGWDYSVLITAGQQGSIFGPRSSQRVLRRAAKSVRTIDYDDYLALREQIPHKSAYAMIESSAIMRLGNKDKQVRLRATDPEYFANKTYPIQRGRFYNGYENDKLLPVAVLGYHFAKEQYGSADPVGKTLQLGPHRLRIVGVLADDQLSSGSGMNFNSWERKEDLSAVYVPLKYGSQYLGTNKGLHLIYLQAASEEEFRTLKTQARQLLLARHSMYPNFSFVEVGELMLTITKEIDKYMGKWNVTLIAIASISLIVGGIGLFSTLLISIQERMTEIGVRKSVGATERDIFFYFILESVSLAMLGAVLGIILASLILGLIGRAIHFNLFLPVQGVLLGLFFAFLVGVLSGLYPAIKAARIDPIQAIYYFE; encoded by the coding sequence ATGACCCGCGTTCCAGCTTGGGACGCCCTGCGCAGCGCCTTTCAGAGCATCCTGAGCCATAAACTGCGCTCCCTTCTCACCCTGACGGGCATCGTGATCGGCGTGCTGGCCGTGGTTTCCATGTTTTCCAGCGTCTATGCCCTGAAAGAGCTCATCAATTCGAACATGCAGGGCATGGGATGGGACTATTCGGTGCTGATCACGGCCGGTCAGCAAGGTTCCATCTTCGGCCCCAGAAGCAGCCAGCGCGTCCTGCGCCGGGCAGCAAAAAGCGTCCGCACCATCGATTACGACGATTATCTGGCGCTGCGGGAGCAGATCCCCCATAAAAGCGCTTATGCCATGATCGAAAGTTCCGCCATCATGCGCCTGGGCAACAAGGACAAGCAGGTCCGCCTGCGCGCCACCGACCCGGAATATTTTGCCAACAAGACCTATCCCATCCAGCGGGGCAGATTCTACAACGGCTATGAGAACGACAAGCTGTTGCCCGTCGCGGTGCTCGGATACCATTTTGCCAAGGAGCAATACGGCTCCGCCGATCCTGTCGGCAAGACCCTGCAGTTGGGCCCGCACCGCCTGCGGATCGTGGGCGTGCTCGCTGACGACCAGCTTTCCAGCGGCAGCGGCATGAACTTCAATTCCTGGGAGCGCAAAGAGGATCTCAGCGCGGTGTATGTCCCCCTCAAATATGGGAGCCAGTATCTGGGCACGAACAAAGGCCTGCACCTGATCTATCTGCAAGCCGCTTCGGAAGAGGAATTCCGCACCCTGAAGACCCAGGCGCGCCAGTTGCTGCTCGCGCGCCACAGCATGTATCCCAATTTCAGCTTCGTGGAAGTGGGCGAACTCATGCTCACGATCACCAAAGAGATCGACAAATACATGGGCAAGTGGAACGTCACCCTGATCGCCATTGCCTCGATATCCCTGATCGTTGGCGGCATCGGGCTGTTCAGCACCCTGCTGATCTCCATCCAGGAACGGATGACGGAGATCGGCGTCCGCAAGAGCGTCGGAGCCACGGAACGCGACATTTTTTTCTACTTCATCCTTGAATCGGTCAGCCTGGCCATGTTGGGAGCGGTTTTGGGCATCATTCTGGCCTCGCTCATCCTGGGCCTGATCGGCCGCGCCATTCATTTCAATCTCTTTCTGCCCGTGCAGGGAGTCCTGCTGGGGCTTTTCTTCGCTTTCCTCGTCGGAGTACTTTCCGGACTCTATCCCGCGATCAAAGCCGCCCGCATCGATCCCATCCAAGCCATCTACTACTTCGAGTAG